A region from the Manihot esculenta cultivar AM560-2 chromosome 13, M.esculenta_v8, whole genome shotgun sequence genome encodes:
- the LOC122721584 gene encoding kinesin-like protein KIFC1 gives MGGTIRQVAEIVLPRSSGRPPPLLPSLDMDGRGSTSEVASSEKVSRPSGKASSRASKPSSHSTKSAQPSSRGGLSSKSTEQVGQGAAHSTEEVSRGKFKSPAEDKETSGTGMEIILLGGQSPEVSGESAPAPVRTEPEGSEGIPAKTGGKRPASSGKSASSPVTGLFMEVDIRDRSLRESVDRRIEEARLEENISATSDARGNLVAAREQIQSLQVELHSALEALKKAEEKTAETAKHTSSLEDELSRTRNVLQEADERAATLEVRCRGVLEQLSSMTEALKERDEAVSQKAEVQRQFDALKADLEGLRTHLEEVKAQREMALARVQVLEQELSTSSDRIRDLTSSAEESEIAPTIESSGPKDSELPSVVAVNRNSEGVLIDASYVYSEALN, from the exons atgggtgggaccattcggcaagTTGCTGAAATTGTTTTGCCCAGATCTTCTGGCCGACCTCCCCCGTTGCTGCCTTCTTTGGATATGGATGGAAGGGGCTCAA cttctgag GTCGCTTCCTCCGAGAAGGTCAGCCGGCCTTCTGGtaaagcttcttctcgagcttccaagccgagctctcacAGCACTAAATCAGCTCAGCCATCTAGCCGTGGTGGGTTGAGCTCAAAGTCTACTGAACAAGTGGGTCAgggtgctgcccattctactgagGAGGTGTCAAGGGGAAAGTTTAAGTCTCCTGctgaagacaaggagacctctgggacggggatggagatcatcctcctagggGGTCAAAGTccagaggtttctggtgaaagtgcccctgcccctgtgaggactgaacctGAGGGTTCTGAGGGCATTCCAGCAAAGACCGGAGGCAAGCGCCCAGCCTCTTCTggaaaatctgcctcttctcct gtgacgggcctctttatggaggtggatatcCGTGATCGCTCCCTCCGGGAGTCCGTAGATCGCCGAATTGAAGAGGCACGTCTGGAGGAGAATATATCTGCCACCAGTGATGCGAGGGGCAATTTGGTAGCTgctcgggagcagatccagtccctccaggtggaaTTGCATTCTGCGTTGGAGGCCCTCAAAAAGGCTGAAGAGAAAACAGCCGAGACGGCAAAGCATACCTCGTCCTTAGAAGATGAGTTGTCTCGGACTCGTAATGTTCTCCAGGAGGCTGATGAGAGAGCAGCTACCTTGGAGGTTCGCTGTAGAGGAGTGCtagagcagctgtcctctatgacagagGCTCTCAAGGAGAGAGATGAGGCCGTTAGCCAGAAAGCTGAAGTCCAGCGCCAGTTTgatgccttaaaggctgatctcGAAGGACTTCGGACTCATCTGGAGGAAGTAAAGGCTCAAAGAGAGATGGCCTTAGCTCGGGtgcaggtccttgagcaggagttgagcaCAAGCTCTGACCGTATCAGAGACTTGACTtcctcggctgaaga GTCAGAAATTGCCCCTACTATTGAGAGCTCTGGTCCAAAGGATTCCGAGCTTCCTTCAGTGGTGGCTGTAAATAGAAATAGTGAGGGTGTTCTtattgat GCTTCATATGTTTATTCAGAAGCTCTAAATTAA
- the LOC110630521 gene encoding uncharacterized protein LOC110630521 encodes MATKTWKIIPRPLLETILNNHAQHHRVPQPLILHGPAAPAKPPSFSNVSLTTRTKALISPVMWTLLNRLRTIICSVTTLSHRRLGLLVIPRLFPVVKPSSKLALNQWLIRESSSAPLPPIKSSPF; translated from the exons ATGGCGACCAAGACGTGGAAGATAATACCAAGACCATTACTTGAAACAATTTTAAACAACCATGCTCAGCACCACCGCGTTCCTCAGCCTCTCATACTCCATGGCCCCGCGGCACCGGCAAAACCACCCTCATTCTCGAAC GTCTCCTTAACGACTAGAACAAAGGCCCTCATATCACCAGTTATGTGGACTTTGCTCAATCGGTTAAGGACCATCATTTGCAGCGTAACAACTCTTTCTCATAGGCGTCTTGGTCTACTTGTGATTCCTCGGCTCTTTCCAGTTGTAAAACCCAGCTCGAAACTTGCCTTGAATCAATGGCTTATAAGGGAATCCAGCTCGGCACCATTACCTCCAATCAAATCTTCTCCATTCTAA